AAGAGAGTTACGAAACCATCATAGCCATAACCGCAATCACGATCTTGTTCTTTATTATTCTATTGGTTGGTTTTATTAAGTTAAATAAAAGGATATCATTAAAACTCTGGAAGCCATTCTATATGACCCTGGCAAAGGTTAAAGATTTCGATTTAACAGCGAATAAAGAAATTGAGTTTGAAAAAAGCAATGTCCTGGAATTTGAAGAGCTGAATTTAAGTATCAATAAATTTATTGACAATAGCGTTGCCACTTTTAGACAGCAGAAGGAATTTACGGAGAATGCATCACATGAGCTCCAAACGCCATTGGCCATTATTCAATCTAAGCTGGATCTGTTGCTTCAGGATGAATCCATCACCACCAGGCAATCGCAAATTATTGAGGAAACGAACAATGCGCTTTCACGAGTGTCACGCATAAATAAAAATTTGTTGTTGCTGGCCAAGATTGAAAATCAGCAATTTTTAGAAGAGGAACCACTAAATATCTCTGAGCTGCTTAAAGAGATTCTTCATTCGCTGATGGATCTTCTTGGTGAAAAGAGGGTGTTAAGTCAACTTGATAAAGCCTGTTTTGTAAACGGAAATGCCATATTAATTGAAATTATGCTCACCAATTTGCTGATGAATGCCTGGAGGCATACTGATGGGGAAGCAGAGATTTTTATTTCAATTTCTGGAGCAGAATTAATTGTTGCGAATACAGGAAGTC
The nucleotide sequence above comes from Pedobacter sp. MC2016-14. Encoded proteins:
- a CDS encoding HAMP domain-containing sensor histidine kinase, which translates into the protein MSKLLDKPLKAFVTYALVVLLCSIPVYFLIIDWIWVHEINKHNQIVADSTKKNLLSLQSNGAMLKSAIKLWNSLQPAAKIQEVKTLKNDSTYSTYRKDRSASYKGYDRFEGLVTYFRINGKAYRLTVESNVEESYETIIAITAITILFFIILLVGFIKLNKRISLKLWKPFYMTLAKVKDFDLTANKEIEFEKSNVLEFEELNLSINKFIDNSVATFRQQKEFTENASHELQTPLAIIQSKLDLLLQDESITTRQSQIIEETNNALSRVSRINKNLLLLAKIENQQFLEEEPLNISELLKEILHSLMDLLGEKRVLSQLDKACFVNGNAILIEIMLTNLLMNAWRHTDGEAEIFISISGAELIVANTGSHALDAEKLFRRFSTSSTHTPGSGLGLSIVKEICKRYGWEIRYGFLEEMHRFTVRF